From the genome of Mustela lutreola isolate mMusLut2 chromosome 16, mMusLut2.pri, whole genome shotgun sequence, one region includes:
- the LOC131818756 gene encoding major allergen I polypeptide chain 2-like has protein sequence MKGTLLMLALLVTQELGIEMVKSCPIFYSTFGTLAIGKRYPLDVNLVVVGATEPEKEALEKIQDCYNEKGLVAKGLDLIVMTTITTSNQCFSEALAPLKDAVASLGR, from the exons ATGAAGGGGACACTGCTTATGCTGGCCTTGCTGGTGACCCAGGAGCTGGGCATCGAGATGG TGAAATCTTGCCCCATTTTTTATTCTACCTTTGGTACCCTGGCCATTGGAAAGAGGTATCCGCTGGACGTCAACCTTGTTGTAGTAGGTGCTACTGAACCAGAAAAAGAAGCCTTAGAAAAAATCCAGGACTGCTACAATGAGAAGGGACTTGTGGCCAAGGGCTTGGATCTGATTGTCATG actaccatcaccaccagcaACCAGTGCTTCTCGGAAGCCTTGGCCCCACTGAAGGATGCCGTGGCCTCTTTGGGGAGATGA
- the LOC131818469 gene encoding major allergen I polypeptide chain 1-like has protein sequence MKPAGALLLLCAALLLISGGDCKICSSVKHDVTLFIKGTPDEYVQQVAQYQNETIILENARSLKECVDAKFTEDDRTNAINVLNKIYSSPLC, from the exons ATGAAGCCGGCCGgtgctctcctgcttctctgcgCTGCCTTGCTCCTGATCTCAGGCGGAG ATTGTAAAATTTGCTCGTCTGTGAAGCACGATGTCACCCTGTTCATCAAGGGCACCCCTGACGAGTATGTCCAGCAGGTGGCCCAGTACCAAAACGAGACTATAATTTTGGAAAATGCCAGAAGCCTGAAGGAGTGCGTGGATGCGAAATTCACAGAAGATGACAGGACAAATGCTATCAATGTGCTG aATAAAATATACTCCAGTCCTTTGTGTTAA